One Glaciihabitans arcticus DNA window includes the following coding sequences:
- a CDS encoding DUF6518 family protein produces the protein MGVLFGVILGVGGAALDTVFVLRTGRLSMGMLIVGAAWFLLNSGVVWGLLAFVAGRLSRRSGIAALAGVVSLIAAVGSYYGYGLTFGDRVWGLQPLLPVITRWTLAAVLLGATVGFLGALSRRAGKLAYVGIATPVILALGALYLGYRDYGLNGTVIGANLFVVAACLLACGIMIWRRERIHSIVE, from the coding sequence GTGGGGGTGCTGTTCGGCGTCATTCTTGGCGTGGGTGGGGCCGCGCTCGATACGGTTTTTGTGCTTCGCACGGGTCGGCTCTCGATGGGGATGCTTATCGTTGGCGCTGCGTGGTTCCTGCTTAATTCCGGGGTCGTCTGGGGGTTGCTCGCCTTTGTCGCAGGGCGGTTGTCGCGCCGTTCCGGCATCGCTGCGCTCGCCGGTGTCGTCAGCCTTATTGCCGCCGTGGGTTCGTATTACGGGTATGGGCTGACTTTCGGAGATCGGGTCTGGGGGCTGCAGCCGCTGCTTCCCGTCATCACCCGGTGGACACTCGCTGCAGTACTGCTCGGGGCCACTGTCGGGTTTTTAGGGGCGCTGTCACGGCGAGCCGGGAAGCTCGCATACGTCGGGATCGCGACGCCGGTCATCCTCGCCCTCGGTGCCCTGTACCTCGGCTACCGGGACTACGGGCTCAACGGCACGGTCATCGGCGCGAACCTCTTTGTGGTCGCCGCGTGCCTGCTGGCGTGCGGGATCATGATCTGGCGCCGCGAGCGGATCCACTCGATCGTGGAATGA